Proteins co-encoded in one Malus domestica chromosome 09, GDT2T_hap1 genomic window:
- the LOC103444185 gene encoding probable serine/threonine-protein kinase PBL7 gives MGNSQGTFTNCREPRNALPPPLPLYTSSSVATDHHYCDYNDHRIKTLVKKMLREFGLSCFLPPRQKKSNQKTPVDDDSNKKKKINLEHNKAWLLAESGGCGAELENADPHSVNSSFRFTFCSQVELDSMNMSSSAAATVLMVNLGNGMSESKAKEVKWRRFESLERSISPMAHTLIRFSYGEILAATRNFSKGRVLGRGALSCVFRGRVGIFRTAVAIKRLDKEDKESAKAFCRELMISSSLHNPNVTPLVGFCIDPEEGLFLVYKYVSGGSLERHLHEKTRGGKGSASLPWFVRHKVAIGIAEAIAYLHNGTERCIVHRDIKPSNILLSSKKTAKLCDFGLATWTSAPSVPFLCKTVKGTFGYLAPEYFQHGKISDKTDVYAFGVVLLELITGRKPIEARRPQGEENLVLWAKPLLCKGRGAIEELLDPRIKCTSRNSNQIARMIEAAAACVTSEESRRPSICEIMAILKGEEEPSVSKRKRPSFLGNGLSIDCYSQLQQTNSEMKSHLALAMLGVSEFEDDDHLYGR, from the exons ATGGGTAACTCCCAAGGCACCTTCACCAACTGCAGAGAGCCACGCAATgcccttcctcctcctcttcctctctacaCTTCCTCCTCTGTAGCCACAGATCACCACTACTGTGACTACAATGACCACAGAATCAAAACCCTTGTGAAGAAAATGTTGAGGGAGTTTGGCTTGTCCTGTTTTCTCCCACCTCGCCAGAAAAAGAGCAACCAGAAGACCCCAGTTGATGACGAcagcaacaagaagaagaagataaatttAGAGCACAACAAAGCGTGGCTGCTGGCGGAGTCCGGCGGGTGTGGGGCGGAGTTGGAAAATGCCGATCCCCATTCGGTTAACTCCTCCTTCAGATTCACCTTCTGCTCTCAGGTGGAGCTGGATTCCATGAACATGAGCTCCTCCGCCGCTGCAACGGTTCTAATGGTGAATTTGGGAAATGGGATGTCTGAATCCAAAGCTAAAGAGGTCAAGTGGAGGCGATTTGAGTCGTTGGAGAGGAGCATTTCCCCAATGGCTCACACTTTGATCAGATTTAGCTACGGTGAAATTCTTGCTGCCACTCGCAATTTTTCGAAAG GTAGAGTTTTGGGGAGGGGAGCTTTGAGCTGTGTATTTAGGGGCAGAGTTGGGATTTTCAGAACTGCAGTGGCGATCAAGCGACTGGACAAGGAAGATAAAGAGTCTGCTAAGGCATTTTGTAGAGAGTTGATGATTTCTAGCTCTCTTCACAACCCAAATGTGACACCTCTTGTGGGGTTTTGCATTGATCCAGAGGAGGGCTTGTTTTTGGTTTACAAGTATGTCTCCGGGGGAAGCTTGGAGCGTCATTTGCACG AGAAAACGAGGGGAGGTAAGGGCTCTGCATCACTTCCTTGGTTTGTAAGGCACAAAGTTGCCATTGGAATTGCTGAGGCAATTGCGTATCTGCATAATGGAACCGAACGATGTATTGTTCACAGAGATATCAAACCCTCAAACATTCTCCTTTCGTCCAAGAAAACCGCCAAG TTATGTGATTTTGGATTAGCCACTTGGACTTCCGCACCTTCCGTTCCCTTCCTTTGCAAAACTGTCAAAGGAACATTTGG TTACTTGGCTCCTGAGTACTTCCAGCATGGGAAAATATCGGATAAAACCGATGTGTATGCTTTTGGGGTGGTCTTGCTGGAATTGATAACCGGAAGGAAGCCAATTGAAGCAAGAAGGCCACAAGGAGAAGAAAACTTGGTTCTCTGG GCAAAGCCCCTCTTGTGTAAAGGGAGAGGAGCTATCGAGGAGCTGCTTGATCCACGAATAAAATGCACTTCGAGAAATTCAAATCAAATAGCACGGATGATTGAAGCTGCAGCTGCCTGCGTAACGAGTGAAGAATCCCGGAGGCCAAGCATTTGTGAGATAATGGCAATACTGAAAGGCGAAGAAGAACCTAGCGTCTCCAAGAGGAAGAGGCCTAGTTTTCTGGGGAATGGATTGTCGATTGATTGTTATTCTCAATTACAACAAACGAATAGCGAGATGAAGAGTCACCTGGCTTTGGCTATGTTAGGAGTTTCCGAGTTTGAAGATGATGATCATCTTTACGGGCGTTGA
- the LOC108172719 gene encoding polcalcin Bet v 4 gives MAEEDPKEKADRERIFKRFDTNGDGKISAAELGDALETLGCVKLDEVKSMMTEIDTDGDGFISYQEYLDFALANRGLIKDIAKIF, from the coding sequence ATGGCAGAAGAAGATCCTAAAGAAAAGGCTGATCGGGAGCGCATTTTCAAGCGATTTGACACGAATGGCGATGGCAAAATCTCTGCAGCTGAGCTAGGAGATGCATTGGAAACCCTAGGCTGCGTTAAACTAGACGAAGTGAAATCTATGATGACGGAGATTGATACCGACGGTGATGGCTTCATTTCGTACCAAGAATATTTAGATTTTGCTCTAGCTAACCGTGGTTTAATTAAAGATATTGCCAAAATATTTTAG
- the FK gene encoding probable fructokinase-4 (The RefSeq protein has 3 substitutions compared to this genomic sequence), which produces MALHSTAFCFGGVVSLPRNSVSFSQRTVRASAFSSPPPLGSSSIARSNVQGKAFAGDALPDTKESSLVVCFGEMLIDFVPTSNGLSLAEAPAFKKAAGGAPANVAVGIARLGGSSAFIGKVGEDEFGYMLADILKENNVNNEGMRFDPGARTALAFVTLRSDGEREFMFYRNPSADMLLQEAELDFDLIRKAKILHYGSISLITEPCKSAHIAAAKAARDAGVVLSYDPNLRLPLWPSAKSAREGILSIWDTADVIKISEEEVSFLTEGEDPYDENVVRKLYHPNLKLLLVTEGPDGCRYYTKEFSGRVKGMKVDAVDTTGAGDAFVAGILSQLAVDLSLLQEEDKLRDALVFANACGALTVTERGAIPALPTRESVLNVLLKSVA; this is translated from the exons ATGGCTCTTCATGCCACTGCTTTCTGCTTCGGCGGGGTGGTTTCTTTGCCTCGCAATTCGGTTTCTTTTAGTCAGAGGACAGTTAGAGCTTCTGCATTTTCTTCCCCACCGCCTCTCGGTTCTTCCTCCATTGCTAGATCGAATGTCCAAG GAAAAGCATTTGCAGGAGATGCACTACCGGACACAAAAGAATCCTCCCTTGTGGTTTGTTTTGGGGAAATGCTGATTGATTTTGTCCCAACGAGTAATGGACTTTCATTGGCTGAAGCACCTGCATTTAAAAAAGCTGCTGGAGGAGCCCCTGCTAATGTTGCAGTTGGCATAGCTCGACTTGGTGGCTCATCAGCTTTTATTGGAAAG GTTGGGGAAGATGAATTTGGATACATGCTTGCTGATATACTAAAGGAGAATAATGTGAACAATGAAGGGATGCGTTTTGATCCCGGTGCACGAACTGCTTTAGCATTTGTTACATTGAGGAGTGATGGGGAACGTGAGTTCATGTTTTATCGTAATCCTAGTGCTGATATGTTGCTTCAAGAAGCTGAACTTGATTTTGATTTAATTAGGAAG GCAAAAATATTACATTATGGTTCTATAAGTCTTATCACGGAACCATGCAAGTCGGCTCATATTGCAGCAGCAAAAGCTGCAAGGGACGCTGGTGTAGTTCTGTCCTACGATCCCAACCTCAGGCTTCCACTGTGGCCTTCTGCAAAGAGTGCTAGAGAAGGAATTTTGAGTATATGGGATACTGCTGATGTTATCAAG ATAAGTGAAGAAGAGGTTTCTTTTCTAACAGAAGGAGAAGATCCATATGATGAAAATGTTGTTCGCAAATTGTACCATCCAAATCTTAAATTACTTCTGGTCACTGAGGGCCCTGATGGTTGCAGGTACTACACCAAG TTGTTCAGTGGAAGAGTCAAGGGTATGAAGGTAGATGCAGTGGACACAACTGGTGCTGGGGACGCATTTGTGGCTGGAATACTATCACAACTAGCTGTTGATCTTTCTTTGCTTCAG GAGGAGGACAAACTGAGAGATGCGCTCGTGTTTGCTAACGCTTGCGGTGCATTGACTGTGACGGAGAGAGGTGCTATTCCGGCTTTGCCAACTCGAGAATCTGTGTTGAATGTCATTCTCAAGTCTGTAGCCTAG
- the LOC103444188 gene encoding probable calcium-binding protein CML23, which produces MSKNDSISKGSGIGASGSMEELKKIFNKFDKNGDGRISCDELRGIFGELGSETASLEEVQRIMAEFDKDGDGHIDIAEFAEIINGGSTKELRDAFDLYDLDKNGLISKSELHEVLKRLGQKCSLKECAKMIGSVDADGDGHVNFAEFKKMMTRN; this is translated from the coding sequence ATGTCGAAGAACGATTCGATTTCGAAAGGCTCGGGAATCGGCGCCTCCGGCTCCATGGAGGAGCTGAAGAAGATCTTCAACAAGTTCGACAAGAACGGCGACGGCAGGATCTCCTGCGACGAGCTCAGGGGCATTTTCGGCGAGCTCGGCTCCGAGACGGCCTCCCTGGAGGAGGTGCAGCGCATTATGGCGGAGTTCGACAAGGACGGCGACGGCCACATTGACATTGCGGAGTTCGCCGAGATCATCAATGGCGGATCCACCAAGGAGCTTCGCGACGCGTTCGACCTATACGATCTCGACAAGAACGGGCTGATCTCCAAAAGTGAGCTGCACGAGGTGCTGAAGCGACTGGGGCAGAAGTGCTCGCTCAAGGAGTGCGCGAAGATGATCGGCTCCGTCGACGCCGACGGCGATGGCCACGTAAACTTCGCCGAGTTCAAGAAGATGATGACTCGAAACTAA
- the LOC103444189 gene encoding uncharacterized protein encodes MFGVVFPNRSFPMDISSFSQIDTFHWILDMNTFVGEEYDQVRELCIFLLNNFTLPPDKALAVYIQSPGSAFFFCGAITVARPSAVLALPWPQQGGQLHLTADAAPLSAKIGVSVEDLATLPSLDVTAEKRIERLAMKVGENLFNFMQSFCGVDGSKLVVPMDILDRWFKKFQERAKRDPEYLKGFAL; translated from the exons ATGTTCGGAGTCGTCTTCCCGAATCGCAGCTTCCCAATGGACATCTCCTCCTTCTCCCAGATCGACACCTTCCACTGGATTCTCGACATGAACACCTTCGTCG GGGAGGAGTACGATCAAGTGCGCGAGCTCTGCATATTTCTCTTAAACAACTTCACACTCCCGCCGGACAAAGCCCTAGCCGTCTACATCCAGTCCCCGGGTTCTGCCTTCTTCTTCTGCGGCGCCATCACCGTGGCTAGGCCGTCGGCGGTGCTTGCTCTTCCGTGGCCACAGCAGGGAGGGCAGCTGCATCTCACAGCCGACGCGGCGCCGCTGTCGGCCAAAATCGGCGTGTCGGTGGAGGACCTGGCGACGCTGCCGTCGCTGGACGTCACCGCCGAGAAGCGAATCGAGAGGTTGGCGATGAAAGTTGGGGAGAATCTGTTCAATTTTATGCAGTCGTTTTGCGGCGTGGATGGGAGCAAGCTGGTGGTGCCCATGGATATCTTGGACCGGTGGTTCAAGAAGTTTCAGGAGAGGGCTAAGCGCGATCCTGAGTACTTGAAAGGCTTcgctttgtaa